The following proteins are co-located in the Melanotaenia boesemani isolate fMelBoe1 chromosome 5, fMelBoe1.pri, whole genome shotgun sequence genome:
- the capgb gene encoding capping protein (actin filament), gelsolin-like b isoform X1: MEPEADSMPEVPEEIIHMLPFQAAPGQFGPEIREPGLRVWRVEKMKAVLLDPSEVGAFYNGDSYLVLENRGDQGADLHMWIGEKSSRDEQVACAMLATQLDNFLSGDPVQHRQVQGFETPEFMELFPRGVSYKEGGVESGFRRTQGCGTVHRLYQIKGKRNIRAKEVELSWNSFNKGDCFILDLGETIVSWIGSQANIFEKQKVREIASLIRDTDRHGKARIADTNEGEEPEEMLKVLGKMPALAESTPEEDSQADASNSASLYKVSDATGSMTMTKISEKSPFAKELLVRDDCFILDNGANGKIFVWKGNGANAEEKREALQMADNFIKQMNYPRMKTQVEILPQGKETIIFKQFFKSWN; the protein is encoded by the exons ATGGAGCCGGAGGCAGACAGCATGCCCGAGGTACCAGAGGAGATCATACA TATGCTCCCCTTCCAAGCAGCACCCGGTCAGTTTGGTCCAGAAATCCGGGAACCTGGCCTGCGGGTGTGGAGGGTGGAAAAAATGAAGGCAGTGCTGCTGGATCCCTCTGAGGTGGGAGCTTTCTACAATGGAGATTCCTATCTGGTGCTGGAGAACCGTGGTGATCAGGGAGCTGACCTCCACATGTGGATAG gTGAGAAGTCATCTCGAGATGAGCAGGTAGCATGTGCCATGCTAGCCACCCAGCTGGACAACTTTCTTAGCGGCGACCCAGTTCAGCACAGACAGGTTCAGGGCTTCGAGACCCCTGAATTCATGGAGCTCTTCCCCAGAGGGGTCAGCTACAAG GAAGGTGGTGTGGAGTCTGGCTTCAGGAGGACGCAGGGCTGCGGTACGGTCCACAGGTTGTACCAGATCAAAGGGAAACGCAACATCCGTGCCAAGGAGGTGGAGCTGTCTTGGAACAGCTTCAACAAGGGCGACTGTTTTATCCTTGATCTTGGAGAG ACTATTGTATCATGGATCGGGTCACAAGCCAACATTTTTGAGAAGCAGAAGGTGCGTGAAATTGCCTCACTGATCCGGGACACAGACAGACATGGAAAAGCTCGTATTGCGGACACTAATGAGGGGGAGGAGCCAGAGGAGATGCTCAAG GTCCTGGGAAAGATGCCAGCACTAGCAGAGAGCACGCCAGAGGAGGACAGCCAAGCTGATGCATCCAACTCTGCATCCTTATACAAG GTGTCTGATGCCACAGGTTCCATGACAATGACCAAGATATCAGAAAAGAGCCCATTTGCCAAGGAGCTGCTGGTCCGTGATGACTGCTTCATTTTGGATAATGGCGCCAATGGAAAAATCTTTGTCTGGAAAG GAAATGGAGCGAACGCTGAGGAGAAGAGGGAGGCCCTACAGATGGCGGACAACTTCATCAAGCAAATGAATTACCCCAGAATGAAAACACAG GTGGAAATTCTGCCACAGGGAAAGGAGACAATCATCTTCAAGCAGTTCTTCAAGAGCTGGAACTAA
- the LOC121639441 gene encoding C-type lectin domain family 4 member M-like codes for MNLSVIWGEAAEVDQTLKTSGGEMLEQLQQCQNERHDLNVILKTVAQDSRCSLCPDHWLWWRGHCYFFSFELEENRKWKESAEFCQQHNSSLAVIKDSAEMDFLQEIMEESIQCPFLWVGLTDSKQEGRWLWWDGMDVQHYMPITVEWDADHRDCADLRGGRNLFAADCEEYGPWACKRKS; via the exons ATGAACTTGTCAGTGATATGGGGAGAAGCTGCAGAAGTGGATCAGACCTTGAAGACATCAGGAGGGGAGATGCTGGAGCAACTACAACAGTGTCAGAATGAGCGCCATGATCTGAACGTGATACTAAAAACTGTGGCTCAAG ACTCCAGATGCAGTTTGTGTCCTGACCACTGGCTGTGGTGGAGGGGTCACTGCTACTTCTTCTCATTTGAACTAGAAGAAAATCGTAAATGGAAAGAGAGTGCTGAGTTCTGCCAGCAACACAacagcagcctggctgtcatCAAAGACTCTGCAGAGATG GATTTTCTTCAAGAAATAATGGAAGAGTCCATCCAGTGTCCTTTCTTGTGGGTGGGACTGACAGACAGCAAACAGGAGGGACGGTGGCTGTGGTGGGACGGGATGGACGTCCAGCACTACATGCC gaTTACTGTGGAGTGGGATGCTGATCACAGGGACTGTGCAGACCTGAGGGGAGGCAGAAATCTGTTTGCCGCAGACTGTGAAGAGTACGGACCCTGGGCATGTAAAAGAAAGTCCTGA
- the si:dkey-219e21.2 gene encoding nuclear factor 7, brain encodes MEDSSTTQSSSIGAVRWTLPDESVQIHSSAPSIPANPNNLTKHSQQLSRQSNLKDLRSLQECVQFIHHWKEQVDQVCKDDKNTGEDASEKEAQSSDRRAERSLEESRKLILEWADELHHVDKLLKATPWASENEESKNKEDKDAKEEAQLRIMEWAKELHKATESCGVQSDELGKVLRLLGLKKKRLVRLLPLLEFITWSLLKEEMTMIPQLWLLAKQRTWKAGISRYIPNSVWSWICGAAADVILDPMTNHPWLQLSDDHRKVQEGISESDLPSNSQRFDSWPCVLGWEGYNSGRHYWEVDIANNGYWRIGVTTADSKRHGHFSMTPKHRYWTLWRSTHNFYACSKPETQLPISLVPRRIGVYLDYEEGQISFYNAETKSHIYTFTGTFTGKLYPMLAPMDGRTLLTVIEPHKISVT; translated from the exons ATGGAGGACAGCAGCACCACCCAGAGCAGCTCCATTGGTGCTGTTCGCTGGACATTGCCTGATGAAAGTGTCCAGATTCACAGCTCGGCTCCCAGCATACCCGCCAATCCCAACAACCTCACAAAACACTCACAG caACTCTCTCGTCAGAGCAACCTGAAGGACCTCCGCAGCCTGCAGGAGTGTGTGCAGTTCATCCATCACTGGAAGGAGCAGGTGGACCAAGTCTGCAAG GATGACAAAAATACAGGGGAAGATGCAAGTGAGAAAGAGGCCCAGAGTTCAGATCGGCGTGCTGAACGCAGTCTGGAGGAGAGCAGGAAGCTCATCCTGGAGTGGGCTGATGAGCTTCACCATGTTGATAAG CTTCTGAAAGCAACCCCCTGGGCATCTGAGAATGAAgagagtaaaaataaagaagacaaGGATGCCAAAGAGGAGGCACAACTGAGGATCATGGAGTGGGCAAAAGAGCTGCACAAGGCAACTGAG AGCTGCGGCGTGCAGAGTGATGAGCTTGGTAAAGTGTTGCGTCTGCTCGGCCTGAAGAAAAAACGACTGGTCAGGCTGCTGCCTCTGCTGGAGTTCATCACCTGGTCTCTGCTCAAGGAAGAAATG ACAATGATCCCACAGTTATGGTTACTGGCAAAGCAAAGGACCTGGAAGGCAGGAATTTCAAGATACATCCCTAACTCAG tttGGAGCTGGATTTGCGGTGCAGCAG CTGATGTCATTCTTGACCCCATGACAAACCATCCCTGGCTTCAGCTTTCAGACGACCACCGTAAGGTCCAGGAGGGTATCTCAGAGTCCGACCTGCCTTCCAACTCCCAGCGCTTTGACAGCTGGCCCTGTGTGCTGGGCTGGGAGGGCTACAACAGTGGTCGCCACTACTGGGAGGTGGACATAGCCAACAATGGCTACTGGCGTATTGGTGTGACCACTGCCGACTCAAAGCGGCATGGACACTTCTCCATGACTCCAAAGCACCGCTACTGGACCCTGTGGCGCAGCACACATAATTTCTATGCCTGCAGCAAGCCGGAGACACAGCTGCCCATCAGCCTTGTGCCCCGTCGTATTGGGGTCTACTTAGACTACGAGGAAGGCCAGATCTCCTTCTACAACGCAGAGACCAAATCTCACATCTACACCTTCACAGGAACCTTTACAGGGAAGCTGTACCCCATGCTGGCGCCAATGGATGGCCGCACACTCCTGACTGTCATTGAGCCACACAAAATCTCAGTAACATAA
- the capgb gene encoding capping protein (actin filament), gelsolin-like b isoform X2: MLPFQAAPGQFGPEIREPGLRVWRVEKMKAVLLDPSEVGAFYNGDSYLVLENRGDQGADLHMWIGEKSSRDEQVACAMLATQLDNFLSGDPVQHRQVQGFETPEFMELFPRGVSYKEGGVESGFRRTQGCGTVHRLYQIKGKRNIRAKEVELSWNSFNKGDCFILDLGETIVSWIGSQANIFEKQKVREIASLIRDTDRHGKARIADTNEGEEPEEMLKVLGKMPALAESTPEEDSQADASNSASLYKVSDATGSMTMTKISEKSPFAKELLVRDDCFILDNGANGKIFVWKGNGANAEEKREALQMADNFIKQMNYPRMKTQVEILPQGKETIIFKQFFKSWN, encoded by the exons ATGCTCCCCTTCCAAGCAGCACCCGGTCAGTTTGGTCCAGAAATCCGGGAACCTGGCCTGCGGGTGTGGAGGGTGGAAAAAATGAAGGCAGTGCTGCTGGATCCCTCTGAGGTGGGAGCTTTCTACAATGGAGATTCCTATCTGGTGCTGGAGAACCGTGGTGATCAGGGAGCTGACCTCCACATGTGGATAG gTGAGAAGTCATCTCGAGATGAGCAGGTAGCATGTGCCATGCTAGCCACCCAGCTGGACAACTTTCTTAGCGGCGACCCAGTTCAGCACAGACAGGTTCAGGGCTTCGAGACCCCTGAATTCATGGAGCTCTTCCCCAGAGGGGTCAGCTACAAG GAAGGTGGTGTGGAGTCTGGCTTCAGGAGGACGCAGGGCTGCGGTACGGTCCACAGGTTGTACCAGATCAAAGGGAAACGCAACATCCGTGCCAAGGAGGTGGAGCTGTCTTGGAACAGCTTCAACAAGGGCGACTGTTTTATCCTTGATCTTGGAGAG ACTATTGTATCATGGATCGGGTCACAAGCCAACATTTTTGAGAAGCAGAAGGTGCGTGAAATTGCCTCACTGATCCGGGACACAGACAGACATGGAAAAGCTCGTATTGCGGACACTAATGAGGGGGAGGAGCCAGAGGAGATGCTCAAG GTCCTGGGAAAGATGCCAGCACTAGCAGAGAGCACGCCAGAGGAGGACAGCCAAGCTGATGCATCCAACTCTGCATCCTTATACAAG GTGTCTGATGCCACAGGTTCCATGACAATGACCAAGATATCAGAAAAGAGCCCATTTGCCAAGGAGCTGCTGGTCCGTGATGACTGCTTCATTTTGGATAATGGCGCCAATGGAAAAATCTTTGTCTGGAAAG GAAATGGAGCGAACGCTGAGGAGAAGAGGGAGGCCCTACAGATGGCGGACAACTTCATCAAGCAAATGAATTACCCCAGAATGAAAACACAG GTGGAAATTCTGCCACAGGGAAAGGAGACAATCATCTTCAAGCAGTTCTTCAAGAGCTGGAACTAA
- the LOC121639436 gene encoding receptor-type tyrosine-protein phosphatase H, with amino-acid sequence MGKLFQYNVGILICWALVLMDIAAEREYFIPDGNLTWDGARNHCQICFKELVTLTPDNSQLITQRLNSEHWIGLRKNLNSSDNSSMSWAHWANGDPLFFQNWYPGWPVFKSPPPKIDCCSCSCTCPINTPTETMSITPVTENTTDFYLSNESASSLWDSFTSGYTTSGLPLKMESECERSPMPVVLETNKSESYIEDSCVAMLSFGPWVEKSCLELLPYICFEDRFLGQVNVTNVTLTTATLAWLPGPGDITYYRVEIQGDVERKYNLSSLIHDVVNLTSGGFYKVQVFPVKCKRDLNPQNSTFYTVPNKVTDLNVIHVTNTSVTLSWNKPEGKMNFYLVKYDGKEIKLETQLDVNTTINGLIPGGLYTFTVQTRVQDESRRSEESNITTNTKPGKVSSLKVSLYTNRSALLTWTAPEGNFTGFRVKVTNANLNRTNNSEVGQDKRDVLEENLPDGSKICFSVRTLVNYTSSSSLNYTVLASEGDEETTVIYTAPGPISNLLLSTDEKSLTASWSPPNSNYSSFIVELKLDNVPTDTTNTNETTNTTVTFSELKNSASYTVKVSASFENVRGPSVKNSTYTLPSPPTNPIAITITSNSITFGWNAPVNSATPLYHVKLNSTIWNYNTSYDINSSTNYTFTNLTSGTKYQFSVSVLAGGMESNPATCSVKTVANKVNITLAMLCSSVQPLLCGDETSMTKVLAKLKEYFTTRLGDSIEWTPPQWKNPGT; translated from the exons ATCTGCTTCAAAGAGCTGGTGACTCTGACCCCAGACAACAGCCAGCTCATCACTCAGAGGCTCAACTCTGAGCACTGGATTGGCCTTCGAAAGAACTTGAACTCATCCGACAACTCCAGTATGTCCTGGGCCCATTGGGCCAATGGGGATCCCCTTTTCTTCCAGAACTGGTACCCTGGTTGGCCAGTGTTTAAATCTCCCCCTCCAAAGATAGATTGCTGCAGCTGCTCATGCACATGTCCAATAAATACACCTACAGAGACGATGAGCATCACCCCagtcacagaaaacacaacagactTTTACCTTTCTAATGAAAGTGCGTCCAGTCTCTGGGATTCCTTCACCAGTGGTTACACCACATCTGGATTGCCTTTGAAGATGGAATCAGAATGCGAGCGATCTCCGATGCCGGTTGTCCTGGAAACCAATAAAAGTGAAAGTTATATTGAAGACTCCTGTGTGGCCATGCTCAGCTTTGGACCTTGGGTTGAAAAGAGCTGCTTGGAGCTTCTGCCTTACATTTGCTTTGAAG ATCGCTTTCTTGGCCAAGTCAATGTGACTAATGTGACATTGACCACAGCCACTCTGGCATGGCTGCCCGGGCCTGGTGACATCACCTATTACCGTGTGGAGATCCAAGGTGATGTGGAGCGGAAGTACAATCTGAGCTCTTTGATTCATGATGTTGTTAACCTGACCTCAGGTGGATTCTATAAAGTCCAGGTATTTCCTGTAAAGTGTAAGCGAGACCTCAACCCACAGAACTCAACTTTCTACACCG TGCCCAACAAAGTCACAGATCTTAACGTCATCCACGTGACAAATACTTCTGTAACTCTGAGCTGGAATAAACCAGAAGGGAAAATGAATTTCTATCTTGTTAAATATGATGGTAAAGAGATTAAACTGGAGACGCAGTTGGATGTGAATACAACCATAAATGGTTTAATACCTGGGGGCCTTTACACATTCACCGTCCAGACTAGAGTCCAAGATGAGTCCAGGCGGAGTGAAGAATCAAACATCACAACAAATACCA AGCCTGGCAAAGTGTCCAGTCTGAAAGTATCACTCTATACCAATAGATCAGCACTGCTTACCTGGACTGCACCTGAGGGAAACTTCACAGGCTTCAGGGTGAAAGTCACGAATGCAAATCTTAA CAGGACGAACAACAGCGAAGTGGGCCAGGATAAACGTGATGTGCTAGAAGAAAATCTGCCAGACGGcagcaaaatatgtttttctgtgAGAACACTGGTCaattacacatcatcatcatccctgaATTACACAGTACTGGCCTCGGAGGGAGACGAAGAGACCACTGTCATCTACACTG cTCCTGGACCAATTTCAAACCTCTTATTGAGCACAGACGAAAAATCTCTTACTGCCAGCTGGAGTCCTCCCAATAGCAATTATTCATCGTTCATTGTTGAGCTCAAGTTGGATAATGTACCAACagacacaacaaacacaaacgAGACAACAAACACAACGGTGACGTTTTCTGAATTGAAGAATTCAGCCAGTTACACTGTGAAGGTCTCCGCTTCCTTTGAAAATGTTAGAGGCCCGTCAGTAAAAAACTCCACATATACAT tgcctTCTCCTCCTACTAACCCCATAGCCATTACCATCACTTCCAACTCCATTACCTTTGGGTGGAATGCCCCCGTCAACTCAGCAACACCCCTTTATCATGTCAAACTAAACTCGACCATCTGGAATTACAACACAAGTTATGACATCAACAGCTCAACTAACTATACATTTACAAACTTAACCTCAGGAACCAAATACCAATTTTCAGTGTCTGTGCTGGCTGGAGGGATGGAAAGTAACCCAGCAACATGTTCTGTGAAAACag ttgCAAATAAAGTGAATATCACTCTGGCTATGCTGTGCTCTTCAGTACAGCCACTCCTTTGTGGCGATGAAACCTCGATGACAAAAGTACTGGCTAAG TTAAAAGAATATTTCACCACCAGACTGGGTGACAGCATTGAGTGGACGCCCCCACAGTGGAAAAATCCTGGCACGTAa